A section of the Neorhizobium galegae bv. orientalis str. HAMBI 540 genome encodes:
- a CDS encoding glycosyltransferase, producing the protein MADAAIRRRVLTLKAGGASVTVAGFERGANVLADERDVTTVSLGQTADGRFAQRIGAVLAARMRLKRTLADIAAPDVIIARNLETLALAGRAVSMFSRRIPVVYECLDIHRLLLDEGMKGRLMRQAQRFFGRRASLLITSSPAFVDNFFKPRSGLDLPVLLLENKVLALEPEPVSEPILPRPPEPGKPWRIGWFGAIRCRKSLDMLIDFAARMDGKVEIVLRGRPAYSEFDDFDATVAAAPHVEFHGAYRNPEDLAAIYGDVQFAWAIDFFEEGLNSSWLLPNRLYEGGLYGAVPIALAGTETGRFVGKRGIGLVRNHVTPQTLEALFGEMTEARYVDLFSRLAAVERCQWVTGPAECRALVSRLAALHPNVPSPAEMSAVSTVQS; encoded by the coding sequence ATGGCCGACGCGGCCATCCGGCGGCGCGTGCTGACCTTGAAGGCCGGTGGTGCGAGCGTCACCGTCGCCGGCTTCGAGCGCGGCGCGAACGTGCTTGCCGACGAGCGGGATGTGACGACCGTTTCACTCGGGCAGACAGCGGACGGGCGTTTTGCGCAGCGCATCGGGGCGGTTCTGGCCGCTCGCATGAGGCTGAAGCGGACGCTGGCCGATATCGCCGCGCCCGACGTCATCATCGCCCGCAACCTGGAGACGCTGGCGCTTGCCGGACGTGCTGTGTCCATGTTCAGCCGCCGGATTCCTGTCGTTTACGAATGCCTCGATATTCACCGCCTGCTTCTCGACGAGGGGATGAAGGGTCGTCTGATGCGCCAGGCGCAGCGGTTCTTCGGCCGCCGAGCGAGCCTACTGATCACCAGCTCCCCGGCGTTCGTGGATAATTTCTTCAAACCGCGTTCAGGCCTCGACCTTCCTGTTCTGCTTCTGGAAAACAAGGTGCTCGCTCTCGAGCCGGAACCGGTGTCCGAGCCAATCCTGCCCCGTCCGCCGGAGCCGGGCAAGCCCTGGCGGATCGGCTGGTTCGGAGCGATCCGCTGCCGCAAGTCGCTCGATATGCTGATCGATTTTGCGGCCCGCATGGACGGCAAGGTTGAGATCGTGTTGCGCGGCCGTCCCGCCTACAGCGAATTCGACGATTTCGATGCGACGGTCGCGGCCGCCCCGCATGTCGAATTCCATGGTGCCTACCGCAATCCGGAGGATCTCGCTGCGATCTACGGCGACGTGCAGTTCGCCTGGGCGATCGATTTCTTCGAGGAAGGACTGAATTCCAGCTGGCTGCTGCCGAACCGCCTTTACGAAGGCGGGCTTTACGGAGCGGTGCCGATCGCGCTGGCCGGCACGGAGACCGGCCGTTTCGTCGGCAAGCGAGGCATTGGCCTGGTGCGCAATCACGTGACGCCGCAGACGCTCGAAGCGCTGTTCGGTGAGATGACGGAAGCGCGCTACGTCGACCTTTTTTCCCGGCTTGCGGCCGTCGAGCGCTGTCAGTGGGTGACCGGACCGGCGGAATGCCGCGCTCTTGTTTCGCGGCTCGCCGCCCTACATCCCAACGTCCCGTCGCCGGCCGAAATGTCGGCCGTTTCAACCGTGCAATCGTGA
- the exoK gene encoding endo-1,3-1,4-beta-glycanase ExoK produces the protein MTAKARQIQLTCQVIIAAAVSGLLSPAAQAQQANAGKSFVENFDGLNRSFWYVSDGWNNGKHQNCNWSKKQVKVESGNLQLSFAQDKTGAQDKPSDRDFACGEIQTNARFGYGTYEVRMKSASGSGLNSAFFTYIGPTDKKPHDEIDFEVLGKNTGQVQLNQYVSAKGNNEKLVPVAGGADQGFNDYAFIWEENRLRYFVNGKLVQEVTDKAKIPQNPQKIFLSLWGTDTLKQWMGAFSYTQPTSMTVDRVAFTALGEPCRFPESVLCTLG, from the coding sequence ATGACGGCCAAGGCCAGACAGATTCAACTAACCTGCCAGGTTATCATCGCAGCCGCGGTGTCTGGACTTCTTTCGCCCGCAGCACAGGCTCAGCAGGCTAACGCGGGCAAGTCCTTCGTGGAAAACTTCGACGGACTCAACCGTTCCTTCTGGTACGTCTCGGACGGCTGGAACAACGGCAAACATCAGAATTGCAACTGGTCGAAGAAACAGGTGAAGGTCGAGAGCGGTAATCTGCAGCTCAGTTTCGCGCAGGACAAGACCGGTGCGCAAGACAAGCCCAGCGACCGCGACTTCGCCTGCGGTGAAATCCAGACCAATGCGCGTTTCGGCTATGGCACCTATGAAGTGCGGATGAAATCCGCATCGGGCTCGGGCCTCAATTCGGCGTTCTTCACCTATATCGGCCCGACTGACAAAAAGCCGCATGACGAGATCGATTTCGAAGTGCTCGGCAAGAATACCGGCCAGGTCCAGCTCAATCAGTATGTTTCCGCCAAGGGCAACAACGAAAAGCTGGTGCCGGTCGCCGGCGGTGCGGACCAGGGTTTCAACGACTATGCCTTCATCTGGGAGGAAAACCGCCTCCGTTACTTCGTGAACGGCAAGCTCGTTCAAGAAGTAACGGACAAGGCGAAGATACCGCAGAACCCTCAGAAGATTTTCCTCAGTCTCTGGGGAACCGACACGCTCAAGCAGTGGATGGGCGCATTTTCCTACACTCAGCCGACCTCGATGACCGTCGATCGGGTCGCTTTTACTGCGCTCGGCGAGCCCTGCCGCTTTCCTGAATCCGTGCTCTGCACGCTCGGCTGA
- a CDS encoding acyltransferase family protein yields the protein MTVDPNISSRINLMRILLISGILFVHVPHDPDTSPFLALNGFFDWLRVFLGDSLFRIGVPCLSAISGYLLFQRGWETFDYAKTLRSKAKTVLLPFLLWNLGLLGAIFVIQRVDMGVGYFPDLWNISTRELLSNAFATEGLPINIPLYFLRDLIVCILLSPILAMLVRRFPAATLGVLFLLAITPMLTVGIVLKKSILFSFTLGIFLALYRVDLKSADRFAVPGTAVMLAAAVLLSIGLYWTGPDFPWPLDMARNALSILGAGGFWLMSAIIIRSWIGQRLAATGSLSFWMFCAHYPLLVLMWMVWNRVAGDDLYPLFYGVAAVASFVILFVSNRLVSHRMRGLYEVLTGSRGRKAKLLAATKSHPLAEASGPGEPAITQQHR from the coding sequence CGTTCTTGGCGCTGAATGGATTCTTCGATTGGCTCAGGGTTTTCCTCGGGGATAGCCTGTTCCGTATCGGTGTGCCCTGCCTCAGCGCGATTTCCGGCTATCTACTGTTCCAGCGGGGATGGGAGACGTTCGATTATGCCAAGACGCTTCGCTCCAAGGCGAAGACCGTTCTCTTGCCTTTCCTGTTGTGGAACCTCGGTCTGCTCGGGGCTATCTTCGTCATCCAGCGCGTCGACATGGGCGTTGGATACTTTCCCGATCTCTGGAACATCTCGACGCGCGAACTCCTGAGCAACGCGTTCGCGACGGAAGGCTTGCCGATCAATATTCCGCTCTACTTCCTGCGCGACCTGATCGTCTGCATCCTGCTGTCGCCGATCCTTGCCATGCTGGTGCGGCGTTTTCCGGCAGCGACGCTCGGCGTTCTGTTCCTGCTGGCAATCACCCCCATGCTGACGGTCGGCATCGTGCTGAAGAAATCGATCCTGTTCAGCTTCACCCTCGGCATCTTCCTGGCGCTCTACCGGGTGGACCTCAAGTCCGCGGACCGGTTTGCGGTACCGGGTACGGCGGTGATGCTTGCCGCCGCGGTGCTGCTGTCCATCGGCCTCTACTGGACCGGCCCGGATTTCCCCTGGCCTCTCGACATGGCGCGCAACGCGCTTTCGATCCTCGGAGCCGGTGGTTTCTGGCTGATGTCGGCGATCATCATCCGTTCCTGGATCGGTCAACGGCTGGCTGCCACCGGAAGCCTGAGCTTCTGGATGTTCTGCGCCCATTATCCGCTGCTCGTCCTGATGTGGATGGTGTGGAACCGCGTGGCAGGCGACGACCTTTACCCGCTCTTCTACGGGGTCGCCGCCGTCGCAAGCTTCGTCATCCTTTTTGTCAGCAACCGCCTCGTCTCGCACAGAATGCGCGGTCTCTACGAGGTGTTGACCGGCAGCCGCGGTCGCAAGGCCAAGCTTCTGGCCGCCACCAAATCCCACCCACTCGCCGAGGCTTCTGGCCCAGGCGAACCCGCAATAACGCAACAGCACAGGTGA